In the Candidatus Schekmanbacteria bacterium genome, ATTAAGGATATTTAATTCATTATAAAAATAAATTAAATATTGAATCCTCTCTTTTCAAGTTCTTCATATGCCTTTTTAATTTCAATAACCTTCTCATGGGCAAGTTTTTGTAACTCTTCTCCAAGATGGGACACTTTATCTGGATGGTATTTGGCTAACATTTCACGATAAGCCTTTTTAATTTCTTCTTCATTTGCCCCCCGCTTAACATTCAAGACTTCATAGGGGTCGAATATTTTTTTTCCTCCATTCTTTCGCAAATCTTCATAATTATAGCTCTGATTAAAATCTTTGTCATAACCTCCATCTCCAACCTTTTGTCCGCCATACTTTTTTTTCATCCACCACAAAAGAACTAGGGGAAATATCAGGTCATCGAGACGCCCTCCAAAGGGGATGAAATCTGGAAGCAAATCTATTGGGAGAATAAAATAAGCAATTGCTAAAACAATAAAGACAAACCAAAGCAGTTGTGACATATTATGAAAACCTATAGAATCAAATCGCCATTTTTTTTAATATAAGCAACCAATCCGCCTTCAGCCAATATCTTCATCATTGTTTCAGGCAAAGGTGAAAAAGAAAATTTTTCTCCACTACTAACATCCTCGAGGATGCCCTTTGCAATATCAATTCTCAAAATATCACCTTCATTAATTTTGTCTGTATCAACCATAACAGCAGGAAGCCCCACATTTATACAGTTGCGGTAAAAGATGCGGGCAAAACTTTTTGCAACTACAGCAGATATTCCAGCCATCTTAATAATTGTAGGGGCATGTTCGCGGCTCGAACCCTGACCAAAATTTATTCCTGCTACGATAATATCTCCCTCAGAAATTTTTTCATAGAAACCAGGTTTTGCATCTTCTAAAAGATGTTTTGCAAGCTCAGGAAGATTTGAACGAAGATGAAAAAGCCGTCCGGGCGCAATCAAATCTGTGCTTATATCATCACCAAATTTCCAACATCTTCCTTCAATAATATTCATATCTTTTCTGCCCTCTATAAAAAATTGCGCGGATCTGCAATCTTGCCTTCTATTGCCGTGGCAGCAGCAACTGCCGGTGAACCAAGATAAATGAATGCATTCGGATTCCCCATTCGCCCTTTGAAATTTCGCGGTTGTGTTGCAAGACAGTTTTCTCCATCAGCCAATATTCCCTCATGCACACCAACACAAGCACCGCATCCCGGACCTGTTACAACAGCGCCAGCCTCAACAAAAATTTCAAGAAGCCCTTCTTTCATTGCATTCAAATAATTGCTTCTCGATGAAGGAGTCACTATCATTCTTGTCTTCTTGTTGATTTTCTTCCCTTTAAGAATTGATGCTGCAATCCTCAAATCTTCAAGCCGCCCATTACAGGAAGTGCCGAGAAAAACTTGATGAATCGGCACATCACCAATTTCATCTATTGTTTTCGTGTTGTGGACAAGATGAGGGCAGGCAATCGTTGGTTTTAGTTTGGTCCCGTCAATCTCTATCGTTTTTTCATAAACTGCATCTTCATCGGGGAATAATTCTTTGAAATCAGCTTCTCTTCCCCAAGTTTTCAAAAATTCCTTTGTCTTTTCATCTGGCGGAAATATTCCAGTTTTAGCCCCTGCCTCAACAGACATATTGGCAATGGTTGAACGGGCATCGACTGTTAATTTTTCAATAACATCTCCATGAAACTCCAACGCTTTATATGTTGCCCCGCTGCTCGATATCATTCCGATTAGATGAAGAATGATATCTTTTGAATATACTCCCTTTTTAAGCTCTCCATTTACAACGATCTTATATGTTTCAGGCACTCTCATCCAAGTTTTCCCCAAGGCAATGGCAACACCCACATCTGTAGAGCCCATTCCTGTGGCAAAAGCCCCAATAGCGCCTCCTGTGCAGGTATGAGAGTCTGCTCCGACAATCAAATCGCCCGGTTTCGCATACTTCTCGAGCACTATATGATGGGAAATTCCGTTGCCTATTTCGGAAAGGTGAATCCCTGTTTTTTGTGCAAATTCACGCAAAAGTTTGTGGTCATTTGAAAGCTCTTTTCGCGGAGAGGGTGAAGCATGGTCTAAAAAGAAAATAGAGTGGTCAGGATTATGCGCTTTTTCCAATCCCATTTCAATCATCTGCCGCACAGCAAGAGGGCCTGTGCCATCTTGCACATAGCTTAAATCAACATTGACGACAGCAATGTCTCCTGCATACAAATCCTTCCCACTATGGGCGCTCAAAATCTTTTCTGCCATCGTTTTGCCCATAAAATTTCTGCCTCCTCTTTCTTGATGTGAAAAAAACTTACTACAATAATATTGATAGCACTTGTAAAAATAATTATCTATACAAAATACACTTCTTTTTTATAGACTGCAAAATAGCTATATGTTAATTCAAATGAGCTTTTTCATAAAAATCAGGAATAGGCAATGAAAGAAAAAAAAGAAATACCCAATGACCTTGAAAATAACAGCTGTTTTGTTTGCGGTCCCAAAAATCCATTGGGTTTTCACCTTCGGTATTTTAAAGAAGGTGAATATGTAATTTCTGAATTTCGTCCTTCTGAACATTACTGCGGCTTTGAAAAAATATTCCACGGAGGACTTCAATGTACAGTTTTGGACGACCTTACTATTTGGACTGTAATGGTAAAAAGAGGAAAGATGGGAGCAACAAAACAACTAACAGCTGAATTTTTTAAACCTGTCTATATAGATGAAAAACTAAGAATTGAAGGTAAAATCGTAAAAGAAGAAGGGAATATCTTCACAGTGGAAGCTGTGCTAAAAAATGGTAAAGGAAAAATATGTACGAAAGTTGTTTCTGATGTAATAGCCGTTAACAAAGCTCTTTTCAAAAAGCTAACCGGTTGGGATGAAATTCCTGAAAGTTGGGGTAAATATCTTTAAAAATTTTTCCAAGAAATGTCAGTTTCAACTTCCAATAAAGAAAAGTTACTAAAAATATATGAAATCCTTTTATCTGAAGCAGGACCTCGACATTGGTGGCCTGCCAAGACCAGATTCGAAGTTATGATTGGCGCAATTTTAACACAAAACACAGCATGGAAAAATGTGGAAAAAGCCATAGTAAATCTTAAAAAGGCAGGAGCTCTGTCCTTTAAGAAATTCTCATCGTTGAATGAAAAAGAGATAGCAAAACTGATTAAACCATCAGGTTATTTTAATCAGAAAGCAAAACGTCTTGCCGCATTTTGCAGATTCATAAAAAATGAATATGGCGGCATAATAGACAATATGAGAAAACAGGATACAGCCCTATTAAGAAAAAAACTTCTCGATTTAAATGGAATTGGTCCTGAAACGGCTGACAGCATTCTTCTTTATGCCCTCGATAAACCCATCTTTGTAATTGATTTATATACGAAAAGGATACTTTCAAGGCACAACCTTCTGCCTTTCAATGCAACCTACGATGAATACCAAAAATTTTTTATGGACAATCTTCCGCATAACACACAACTTTATAATGAATATCATGCGCTCTTAGTCTTTGCTGGTAACAACTATTGCAGAAGGAAACCAAAGTGTTCAGAGTGTCCACTCTTGGGATTCAACGGACATAACCCTGCGGCAGAAATTTAAATATCCCACAGATACAAACCTGTTGTCTCATCGTATTTTCTTATAAGCTCTTTGCCCTCGAGCTCTAAAATGGAATATTCGCAGGCAAAAACTTTTGTAGGCGAGAGAAGATGTCCTCCTATAGCATTTCCCTTTCCCTTCGAGAGCGTAACATGAAGATGAACAAAGATATCGTCATCTTTTATTGAAACATTTCCAAAAGATGAAACAATTTCAAGGGGCTCATAAAAATTAAGAGGGATATATTCTTTTTTCTGCTGGTCATAAAAACCTACTGCTGCCTCTTTTACAGCACCAATAAGTTGAATAGTCCCAATTCTTACATTTTTCTCTCTGCATACTTCAGTCATACTACGAAGCAAATCCTCTCCGTAGGGCAACTTCCCTACAATTATTCTCTTAATCTTGTATTCATTATTCATAAGTCTTACCTCAAATTATCATTAAAGACCCATCGATGCATATCTATCGCCCGAATCAGGAAGAATCGTAACAATCGTTTCATATCTATCTGATACTCGCATTGCTGCGCAAACATTAGCCCCACTTGAAATGCCTACTTCATACCCAAATTCATCCTTGAGCATTTTAGCAGTAGCTATCGCTTCGTCAGAAGGAATTGCCTCCACTTCATCTATATACTGCATATCTACAAGGTCAGGAATAAATCCGTCTCCAATTCCCTGAATTTTATGCATTCCTGGACATCCACCGCTCATTACAGCAGATTCTGCAGGCTCAACTGCAATGGTCTTGAGTTCAGGGAATTCTCTCAAAAGGCGCACTCTCACACCCATCAATGTACCTCCTGTCCCTGTACCCGCAACAAAGGCATCAATCTTGCCATCTTTATCGATGTGGCGAAACTGCTTTATGATTTCACGCCCTGTTGTCGTTATATGAGTCAAAGTGTTTGTA is a window encoding:
- a CDS encoding PaaI family thioesterase, with product MKEKKEIPNDLENNSCFVCGPKNPLGFHLRYFKEGEYVISEFRPSEHYCGFEKIFHGGLQCTVLDDLTIWTVMVKRGKMGATKQLTAEFFKPVYIDEKLRIEGKIVKEEGNIFTVEAVLKNGKGKICTKVVSDVIAVNKALFKKLTGWDEIPESWGKYL
- a CDS encoding 3-isopropylmalate dehydratase small subunit, which translates into the protein MNIIEGRCWKFGDDISTDLIAPGRLFHLRSNLPELAKHLLEDAKPGFYEKISEGDIIVAGINFGQGSSREHAPTIIKMAGISAVVAKSFARIFYRNCINVGLPAVMVDTDKINEGDILRIDIAKGILEDVSSGEKFSFSPLPETMMKILAEGGLVAYIKKNGDLIL
- a CDS encoding endonuclease III domain-containing protein, with the translated sequence MSVSTSNKEKLLKIYEILLSEAGPRHWWPAKTRFEVMIGAILTQNTAWKNVEKAIVNLKKAGALSFKKFSSLNEKEIAKLIKPSGYFNQKAKRLAAFCRFIKNEYGGIIDNMRKQDTALLRKKLLDLNGIGPETADSILLYALDKPIFVIDLYTKRILSRHNLLPFNATYDEYQKFFMDNLPHNTQLYNEYHALLVFAGNNYCRRKPKCSECPLLGFNGHNPAAEI
- a CDS encoding cysteine synthase family protein, producing the protein MGILDMIGNTPLVDLSPLSKCGGRIFAKNESKNPSGSIKDRIAKFMVEMAELTGELKPGDRIVEATSGNTGIAFSMVAKEKGYKMIVVMPKNMSEERKQRIKELGAELVLVGESDFDGAIKKAYEIASEPHTFIPRQFSNYTNTLTHITTTGREIIKQFRHIDKDGKIDAFVAGTGTGGTLMGVRVRLLREFPELKTIAVEPAESAVMSGGCPGMHKIQGIGDGFIPDLVDMQYIDEVEAIPSDEAIATAKMLKDEFGYEVGISSGANVCAAMRVSDRYETIVTILPDSGDRYASMGL
- a CDS encoding DUF1232 domain-containing protein — its product is MSQLLWFVFIVLAIAYFILPIDLLPDFIPFGGRLDDLIFPLVLLWWMKKKYGGQKVGDGGYDKDFNQSYNYEDLRKNGGKKIFDPYEVLNVKRGANEEEIKKAYREMLAKYHPDKVSHLGEELQKLAHEKVIEIKKAYEELEKRGFNI
- a CDS encoding 3-isopropylmalate dehydratase large subunit, with the translated sequence MGKTMAEKILSAHSGKDLYAGDIAVVNVDLSYVQDGTGPLAVRQMIEMGLEKAHNPDHSIFFLDHASPSPRKELSNDHKLLREFAQKTGIHLSEIGNGISHHIVLEKYAKPGDLIVGADSHTCTGGAIGAFATGMGSTDVGVAIALGKTWMRVPETYKIVVNGELKKGVYSKDIILHLIGMISSSGATYKALEFHGDVIEKLTVDARSTIANMSVEAGAKTGIFPPDEKTKEFLKTWGREADFKELFPDEDAVYEKTIEIDGTKLKPTIACPHLVHNTKTIDEIGDVPIHQVFLGTSCNGRLEDLRIAASILKGKKINKKTRMIVTPSSRSNYLNAMKEGLLEIFVEAGAVVTGPGCGACVGVHEGILADGENCLATQPRNFKGRMGNPNAFIYLGSPAVAAATAIEGKIADPRNFL
- a CDS encoding DNA-binding protein, which codes for MNNEYKIKRIIVGKLPYGEDLLRSMTEVCREKNVRIGTIQLIGAVKEAAVGFYDQQKKEYIPLNFYEPLEIVSSFGNVSIKDDDIFVHLHVTLSKGKGNAIGGHLLSPTKVFACEYSILELEGKELIRKYDETTGLYLWDI